DNA from Mobula hypostoma chromosome 4, sMobHyp1.1, whole genome shotgun sequence:
gtgatgagaggcattgaccgtgtgaaTACCCAGAGGTTTTTTCACAGGGCTGAGCAatctaacacgagggggcatagttttaaggtgcttggatgtaggaaCAAGGAACATGCCAGAGGTacgttgtgggtgtgtggaatgcactgctggcgatggtggtagaggccgacacaatagtgtcttttaaaagactcttaggagGGAGCAtgcagctcagaaaaatagagggctatgcggcagggaaattctaggcagtttcttgagtaggttacatggttggcacaacatagtgggccaacgggtctgtaatgtgctgtagatttctatgttctatgtacctgcAGAAgaacacagtaaatacaaacaaAATCAGTAATGCTTTCCTCACATTATACACAGAATGttgcagaaaaatgaagaaacatGAATATCGTGAATTTACGCTGTATATGCACATAATGAATTAGTCCACTTTAAATCAGAGCTGCATGTTTTATGGAAGATGAAATGACAATTATTTACGCTACTTGTGGATTCTCAGATCACATCACCATTGGAACAATGAATGAAACAATCCCTCACAAGAGAACAAAGGGTCAGGCAAATTACATAATACGCTCTAACAATGTTTAACTGACTGTTCTGCGTTTTTTGTACCTTCAGCATTCTCTGATCTGGATTGTTTTGTCATAGAATTATACAACTCTTGTCCTTGGGATGGCTATTAGAATTtaaagaggaatttaaagttggacTCTGAACAGGATTTTGAATGGGATTTTGAATATGATTTAGAAAAAAATTTAGAGTGGGATTTTGAGTGGGATTTGGACTGCCAAATGAATTGGAATCTGAAGTGAGATTGGAGGTCTGATCTTGAGTATGATTCCACAGAGGAATACTTGTTTGCCTTGGGGCTACAGGTATAGCACAATGAAGAGAATACTCAGATGATTTACTGCAAATTGCCTTTGTGTTAAGGCAGGCAAAGCAAAATTCCACATGGCATCTGATGCACACGACATATTTGCACATATCTTTATGTTCTATCAGCAACCCACAAGTGGGACAAGCACGGATTATAGGACAATTTTGAATATTGCTGTCAGGTAAAGTTTTTGTGTCACAATTCTTCAAGGTTTCCAGCTGGACATTAATGCATTCTTCATTATCACATTTATCCGAGCGTGGACCTGGGCCTTTCCACTTCTTCATACACTGccagcaaaattcaaaagggattCCATCGTTGGCCGTGCAGATTGAACAAGTCACTGATATGTTCGTCTCATCTTTCCGTTCCACATAACTCCCACACCTAGGACACTAAACAAAGACAGATGATGAAATTAGTAATTAAGGACATACACTTCTGATAATCCACTGTATATAATAATGTAATCTTAGCTTTTAAATGTGCTTCTTCAAAATTAATGTTATGGCATCTCCTGTATTGATAATTTTTGATGTTCCACACAAATTAAAAGTTTGCGAAGTGAAATCATTATCACAGTAACAATCTTGAGATCcccgaacccccccccccacccaccccagaagtGCTATACCTAAACAGTTGGCTAAGTACTAAATATAttgagagatttctggagtgaTATTCATCTGATGattaattccttggtgttacgtGGTCGGCAACGATGAACATAGAAttcagtcaggttttataaacaaacataaacatttattaaactctgctcaacactaGTGAAAGGTAAACAAacaactaacttaaccggaagttaaatGCTATACAGCAATTTCACAAAGAgccaaactctggaacagttcttaaagtggtaaattccaATACGGTCTTAAAGTGGTAagttcgaaagtccaagtgatttatacagtcagtaaggagagacttccctgaaaACTGATTGCTTCGAAGACGTGACATTACTGCTGACCCCAGCTGCGAGATGCCTTGTCCAAAGAATTcatgatagaagaaataaaacagCTCAAAGGAACGGATCTTTTCCTGGAGGGTGAACACTGCACAGATTTTCCTGATCTTGCacgggttatctcagatgcaggccactattcctGAACGAAGATGCAATATGGTCAACCCTTTATAAAACCGCCGAATAACACCAACTTTACTCattccttcaggttcctgtactctactaaggtcttcactctccaatactagactgtaaaggtaaatcaaaggtgcaacaaacaaaaactggcagcaATTGGCAAAACTGCTGGCACCACGTTTTTGTTCCTTACAatagaatgtataaactccactttaaaacgaaactgcatcatgagacgaatatgcagcataaaaaagtaACTAACAAATTAACT
Protein-coding regions in this window:
- the LOC134345385 gene encoding uncharacterized protein LOC134345385 isoform X2, whose amino-acid sequence is MLNTRRREDFTDANNSSETICTSKEVKGINRLLFEGVVGGFTFHCICLMQPTIVVSDLHKLPSWEGASNMSSCGGMNSDIICNRLKFVKRPDEITGDDDPNVYRVEMSCGHAVDPISLTEWCRTRISQGYFKFHCPALIDETNEGCGEEWSYMEVCRHALLSLEERQIFEEKLATLAASSYCEYKQCPRCGSYVERKDETNISVTCSICTANDGIPFEFCWQCMKKWKGPGPRSDKCDNEECINVQLETLKNCDTKTLPDSNIQNCPIIRACPTCGLLIEHKDMCKYVVCIRCHVEFCFACLNTKAICSKSSEYSLHCAIPVAPRQTSIPLWNHTQDQTSNLTSDSNSFGSPNPTQNPTLNFFLNHIQNPIQNPVQSPTLNSSLNSNSHPKDKSCIIL
- the LOC134345385 gene encoding uncharacterized protein DDB_G0292642-like isoform X5, producing the protein MSNDSIDNRLKFVKRPDEVTGDDDPNVYRVEMSCGHAVDPISLTEWCRSQISQGHFKFHCPALIDETNEGCGEEWSYMEVCRHALLSVEERQLFEEKLATLAASSYCEYKQCPRCGSYVERKDETNISVTCSICTANDGIPFEFCWQCMKKWKGPGPRSDKCDNEECINVQLETLKNCDTKTLPDSNIQNCPIIRACPTCGLLIEHKDMCKYVVCIRCHVEFCFACLNTKAICSKSSEYSLHCAIPVAPRQTSIPLWNHTQDQTSNLTSDSNSFGSPNPTQNPTLNFFLNHIQNPIQNPVQSPTLNSSLNSNSHPKDKSCIIL